A single Lactuca sativa cultivar Salinas chromosome 8, Lsat_Salinas_v11, whole genome shotgun sequence DNA region contains:
- the LOC111912524 gene encoding 3-hydroxyisobutyryl-CoA hydrolase-like protein 5 encodes MATNPDEEVVLTENKGNVRLITLNQPKKLNVISPKVVYLLAENLEKWEKDDDVKLVIIKGAGRAFSAGGDLKVFYTGKTTKDYCLEVVYRFYWLCYHIHTYKKPQVALVHGISMGGGASLMVPMKFSVVTEKTVFAMPEASIGFHTDCGFSYILSHLPGHLGEYMALTGTRLSGKELVTAGLATHFVPLDKLSMLESNLVNLNSGDENAVKSAIEEFSISVDISEESVLNKQSIINECFSKDSVEEILESFEAESTKEGNEWITPVLKGLKQSSPIGLKINLRSIREGRKQTLLECLKKEFRLTINILRATISGDIYEGIRALTIDKDNSPKWDPPTLKEVDSEKLDLLFKAFGEGLELNVPENEEQRWSGKYEDSLYA; translated from the exons ATGGCAACTAACCCAGATGAAGAG GTCGTTCTTACTGAAAACAAAGGGAATGTGAGATTGATCACCTTGAATCAGCCAAAAAAATTaaatgtcatttcaccaaaagtg GTTTATTTATTAGCAGAAAACTTGGAGAAATGGGAAAAAGATGACGATGTAAAGCTAGTGATAATTAAG GGTGCAGGTCGTGCATTCTCAGCAGGTGGTGATTTAAAAGTGTTCTATACTGGCAAAACAACAA AGGATTATTGCCTTGAAGTGGTATATAGATTTTATTGGCTTTGCTACCACATCCACACCTACAAGAAACCACAG GTCGCTCTTGTTCATGGAATTTCTATGGGTGGAGGTGCATCACTTATGGTCCCAATGAAGTTTTCAGTTGTCACTGAAAAAACC GTTTTTGCCATGCCTGAAGCTAGTATTGGGTTTCATACTGATTGTGGGTTTTCCTATATTCTCTCACATCTTCCTGGACATTTGG GTGAATATATGGCGTTAACAGGGACACGATTAAGTGGCAAGGAACTTGTGACAGCTGGATTAGCCACACATTTTGTTCCTTTAGAT AAATTGTCGATGTTAGAAAGCAATTTGGTGAACTTGAATTCGGGTGATGAGAATGCTGTGAAATCTGCCATTGAAGAGTTCTCTATAAGTGTCGATATTAGTGAAGAAAGTGTTTTAAACAA ACAATCGATAATCAATGAGTGTTTTTCAAAGGATTCGGTGGAAGAGATTCTAGAATCATTT GAAGCAGAGTCTACAAAGGAAGGAAACGAATGGATTACACCTGTGCTTAAAGGCTTAAAACAATCGTCTCCTATTGGTTTAAAGATAAATCTGCGAtcg ATTCGTGAAGGGAGGAAGCAAACACTATTGGAATGCTTGAAGAAAGAATTTAGACTCACAATCAATATACTCAGAGCCACTATTTCAGGCGACATTTATGAG GGTATCCGAGCTCTTACCATTGACAAAGATAATTCTCCAAAG TGGGACCCACCAACTCTTAAGGAAGTGGATAGCGAGAAACTGGATCTTCTGTTTAAGGCATTTGGAGAAGGTTTGGAGCTCAATGTTCCTGAAAACGAAGAACAAAG GTGGAGTGGTAAGTATGAGGATTCTCTTTATGCATGA